The stretch of DNA AGAAGGAATAAATAATACAAAAAAAATTACTAAAGCCATGGAAATGGTTACTGTATTTAAAATGCGTAAATCACAAAAAAAAATGTTTTCTAGTAAATTATATATTTCTTTATTATATAAATTAATAAAAAATACTTATTTATCTGAAAATAATATAAATTTTCAACATCAATATTTAGAAAATCATAAAATTATAAAAAATATAGGTTATATAATTATAACAACAGATAAGGGATTATGTGGAAATTTAAATAATAATTTATTTAAATTGCTATTAAATGACATTAAAAAATGGAAAAAACAATCTATTGGTATTAAATCAGCAGTTATAGGTTATAAAGGATTACTTTTTTTAAAAAAAAATAATATTAAAATAGTATCACAAATAACTAATATTAAAATAAAAAAAATTACTATTTTAAATATAAAAAATATTATTTTACATATGTTAAATTTATATAAAACAGTTCATATTGATAAACTATTCATAGTTTATAATAAATATATAAATACTTTAATACAAATACCAACAATATTTCAAATATTACCATTATTTTTTTCTAAAAAAGAAAAAAATATAAAAAAAAATAATTATATTTATGAACCAAATTTCTTAAACGTTATAAATTATATATTAAATAATTATATTAAATTTCAAATATATCAATTTTACTTAGAAAATTTAGCTGGTGAACATGCATCTAGAATGATAGCTATGAAAACAGCTACTGATAATGCTAATATTTTTATTAAAGATCTACAATTATTATATAATAAAATTAGACAATCAAATATTACTCAAGAATTAAATGAAATTATTGCTGGTGCATCTGCTATACAATAGTATTTGTTAAGTATTTATTAAATAAAGGAATAAATAAAATGATATTTGGAAAAATTGTTCAAATTATTGGACCTGTAATTGATGTTTCTTTTCCTATTAATAAAATACCTAAAATATATAATGCTTTAAAAATAAATAATACTTCTATTATATTAGAAGTACAACAACAATTAGGGGATGGAATAGTTCGTACTTTAGCAATGGGGTCATCAGAAGGATTAAAAAGAGGATTAAAAGTTACTGATTTACATCATGGTATTAAAGTTCCAGTTGGAAAATGTGTTTTAGGTCGTATGTTAAATGTTTTAGGTGATCCAATAGATATGAAGGGAGAAATACCCTTATCTTTTGAAAGAAGAGAAATACATCAAAAACCTCCTTTATATACTAATATATCTCATTCATTAGAATTTTTAGAAACAGGTATTAAAGTTATTGATTTAATTTGTCCTTTTTCTAAAGGAAGTAAAATAGGATTATTTGGGGGTGCAGGAGTAGGTAAAACTGTTAATATAATGGAATTAATTCGTAATATTGCAATTGAACATTCTGGGTATTCTGTTTTTGTTGGAGTAGGAGAAAGAACTAGAGAAGGAAATGATTTTTATTTAGAAATGTTAGAATCTAAAATAATAGATAAAGTTTCTTTAATATATGGACAAATGAATGAACCACCAGGAAATAGATTAAGAGTTGCTTTAACAGGTTTAACTATATCAGAAAAATTTAGAGATGATGGAAATAATGTATTATTATTTATTGATAATATTTATAGATATACCTTAGCTGGTAGTGAAGTTTCTGCTTTATTAGGAAGAATTCCATCTGCAGTAGGTTATCAACCTACTCTTTCAGAAGAAATGGGTGTTTTACAAGAAAGAATTACTTCTACTAATAATGGTTCTATAACTTCTATACAAGCTATTTATGTTCCAGCAGATGATCTAACTGATCCATCACCTGCAACTACATTTTCTCATTTAGATGCTACTATAGTTTTAAGTAGACAAATTGCTTCTTTAGGTATATATCCAGCAATAGATCCATTAAACTCTACTAGTAGGCAATTAGATCCATTAATTATTGGTAAAGATCATTACAATATAGCACAAAATGTAAAATCTTTATTACAACGTTATCAGGAACTAAAAGATGTAATTGCTATTTTAGGAATAGATGAATTATCTGATGAAGATAAACTTATTATTTCTCGTGCAAGAAAAATTCAAAAATTTTTTTCACAACCGTTTTTTGTAGCTGAAATGTTTACAGGAATTAAAGGTTCATATGTTAGTTTAAAAGATACCATAAAAGGATTTAAAGGTATAGTTAATGGTGATTTTGATCATTTACCAGAACAAAATTTTTATATGGTAGGTTCAATAAATGAAGTAATAAAAAAATCTAAAAATAATTAATATATTATTGGATAATATTTATGTGTAAAGAATATTTTTTAAATATAATTAATATAGAAAAAAAAATATTTTGTGATTTAGTACAAAAAATAAAAATTCCAGGAATAGAAGGATATTTAAGTATATATCCTGGTCATATACCTTTATTAACTTTAATAAAACCAGGAATTATATACATTAATCAAAAAAAATATAATCAATATATTTATATTTCAGGTGGAATATTAGAAATTAAAAGAAAACAAGTTAATATTTTAGCAGATGTTGCCATAAAAAGTTCTGATTTAAATGAAAAAAAAATTTTACAAAAAAAATATCAAATAGAAAAAAAAATAAATTTTAACAAAAATAATATGATAGCTATAAAAGAATTATCTAAAATTATAGCTCAATTAAAAATAATTCAATTAATCAAAAAAAATAATAATAAATAATTTTACTTATATATATTTAATTTTAATATAAAAATATTTTAAAATAATTTTTTTTATTAATTAATAAAATTATTCTAATTATATTAAAATATAAATATTTTATTAATAAAATAAAATTTAATTTAATTTAATTTAATTTAATTTAATTTAATACTATTATACAGTATTAATAATTTTTATTAAATTTTTTAATTTTAAATAAAGAATATTATTTATATAATAAATGTATCATATATCAAAAATATTATTTTACTTATATTATATGTAATTCTATTGTAATTGTTAGATTATTATACAAATTTAATTAAAAATAATATTATAAATATAATTATTATGTTTTAAACATTATTATTTTTAATCTTTTTTATATTTAAAATATTTTACATATCTATAAATATATAATTATTCATAAAAAAAATAATATTTTTAATAGGTAATATATGAATCATAATTTATTTGTAATAAAAAAAAATGGAAATATTGAATCTATAAATTTAAATAAAATTTATAGAATGCTTAATAGAGCAGCTAAAAACTTAACAAATATATCTATATCTAAAGTACAATCAATATCTTATTCACAATTTTATAATAATATTACTACTACTAATATTCATGATATAATTATAAAAACTACAGCAGATCTTATTTCAGAAAAAAATCCTAATTATCAATATATGGCAGCAAGATTATTAATTTTTCATTTAAGAAAAAAAGCTTATGGTCAATTTCAACCACCTAAATTATATAATCATGTTAAATCAATGATATATCAAAAAAAATACGATAAATTTCTTTTAGAAGTATATACAAAAGAAGAATTTAAATTTATGGATAAATTTATTGATCATAATCGTGATATGAAATTTTCTTATGCAGCAGTTAAGCAATTAGAAGGAAAATATTTAATTAAAAATAGAGTAACAGGAAAAATTTATGAAAGTGCTCAATTTTTATATATTCTAATATCTGCATGCTTATTTGCTAAATATCATAATTCAAAAAGAATGGATTATATAAAAAAATTTTATAATGCTATTTCTACATTTAAAATTTCTTTACCTACTCCTATTATGTCTGGAGTTCGTACTCCTAATAAACAATTTAGTTCATGCATTTTAATTGAATGTGATGATAATATTGATTCTATTAATGCAACTACAAGTGCTATTATTAAATATATTTCTCATAGAGCAGGAATTGGTATTAATGCAGGACGTATTCGCGCTGAAGGTAGTCCTATTAGAAATGGAGAAGCATTTCATACTGGATGTATACCTTTTTATAAACATTTTCAAACAGCAATAAAATCTTGTTCTCAAGGAGGAGTAAGAGGTGGTGCTGGAACATTATTTTTTCCATTATGGCATTTAGAAATTACTAATTTATTAGTATTAAAAAATAATAGAGGTACAGAAGATAATAGAGTTCGTCATATAGATTATGCAGTACAATTAAATAAATTATTATACAAACGTTTAATTAATGGAGATATTATTACTTTATTTAGTCCTTCAGATGTACCAGATTTATATGAATCTTTTTTTTCAGATCAAAAAAAATTTGAATTTCTTTATAAAAAATATGAAAAAAACATTAATATTCGTAAAAAAAATCTTACTGCTATAAATTTATTTTCATTAATGATGCAAGAACGTACTTCTACAGGAAGAATATATATTCAAAATGTTGATCATTGTAATACACATTCTGCATTTATTTCTAGTATTGCTCCCATTAGACAATCTAATTTATGTTTAGAAATTACTCTTCCAACTAAACCATTAAATAATGTTAATGATCCTAATGGAGAAATTGGATTATGTACTTTATCAGCTTTTAATTTAGGAGTAATTAATAATTTAACTGAATTAAAAACATTATCAGATTTAATAGTAAGAGCATTAAATTGTTTATTAGATTATCAGGAATATCTTATTCCTGCAGCAAAAAATGCTGCTTTAGGAAGAAGATCTTTAGGAATAGGAGTAATTAATTATGCTTATTATTTAGCAAAAAATAATGTTCGTTATTCTGATAATAGTGCAAATAATTTAACACATAAGACTTTTGAAGCTATTCAATATTATCTTCTACAAGCTTCTAATAATTTAGCTAAAGAAGAAGGTACTTGTCCTTTATTTAAAGAAACTACTTATTCACAAGGAATTTTACCTATTGATACATATAAAAAGTCAGTTGATAATATTACTAATGAACCTTTACATTTTAATTGGGAAAAATTAAGAAATAAAATTAAAAAATATGGTTTACGTAATTCAACATTATCTGCTTTGATGCCCTCAGAAACTTCATCTCAAATATCTAATGCAACTAATGGAATTGAACCACCAAGAGGATATATAAGTATAAAAACATCAAAAAGTGGGATATTAAAACAAGTTATACCTGAATATGAAAAATTAAAAGAAAAATATGAACTATTATGGAATATTCCTAATAATAGTGGATATTTAAATTTAATTAGTTTAATGCAAAAATTTGTTGATCAATCAATTTCATCAAATATAAATTATGATCCTAAAAAATTTATTAATGGTAAAATACCAATGCAACAATTATTACAAGACTTATTAAAAGCATATCAATTAGGAATAAAAACTTTATACTATCAAAATACAAGAGATGGAGCTAAAGATAGACAAAGTGATCTAAATTCCATAGAATCTAATATCTGTCATTATGGGTCTTGTATAATTTAATAAAATTTATTAATTAGTATTTGGATAATAAAATGAGTTATACTACTTTTTCTTATAAAAAAAATAATCAGTTAAAAGAACCTATGTTTTTTGGACAATCTGTAAACATAGCTCGTTATGATCAACAAAAACATTATATTTTTGAAAAATTAATTGAAAAACAATTAAGTTTTTTTTGGAGACCTGAAGAAATAGATATATCATGTGATCGTATTCATTATGAAAATCTACCTCAACATGAAAAACATATATTTATTAGTAATTTAAAATATCAAACTTTATTAGATTCTATTCAAGGAAGAAGTCCAAACATAGCATTATTACCATTAATTTCTATTCCTGAACTAGAAACATGGGTGGAAACATGGTCTTTTTTTGAAACAATACATTCTCGTTCTTATACTTATATTATTAGAAATATTATTAATGATCCTTCATTAGTTTTTGATGATATTGTAACAAATAAAAATATTATTCTTAGAGCAACAGATATTATTCATTATTATGATGAACTTATTAAAATGACAAATTATTGGCATTTATTTGGAGAAGGTTCTCATATAATTAATGGATTAAAAAAAAATATTAGTTTATATGAATTGAAAAAAAAATTATATTTATGTTTAATGAATATTAATATATTAGAATCAATAAGATTTTATGTTAGTTTTGCATGTTCTTTTGCTTTTGCTGAAAGAGAATTAATGGAAGGTAATGCAAAAATTATTCGTTTTATAGCACGTGATGAATATTTACATTTAATAGGAACACAATATATATTAAATATAATGCATAAGGGAGATGAAGATATAGATATGGCAAAAATTGCTATTGAATGTCGTCCTCAATGTTATAAATTATTTTTAAATGCTGCAAAACAAGAACAAAAATGGGCTGAATATTTATTTTCTAATGGTACTATAATAGGATTAAATAAAAAAATTTTATGTCAATATATTAAATATATTACTAATGTAAGAATGAAAAATATTGGTTTAAATTTACCTTTTAAAATTAAAAATAATCCTATACCATGGATTAATTCATGGTTAATTTCAGATAATGTACAAATGGCTCCTCAAGAAGTAGAAGTTAGTTCTTATTTAATTGGACAAATTGATTCTACAGTTAATATTAAAGATTTTAATAATTTTAAATTATAAATTTATATGACTGTTATAATATTATAACAGTCATATATTTAATTTATTAAATAATAAAATAAATTTTTATATATTTTTTATTTTATTAAATAAAATAAAGAAAAAATTGATCCTAATAATAAAAAAATTAAAATAAATTTTTCTTTATTATTTAATATAAGAATATCAGGATTATATATTTTTGATATTATCAAAAATATTAAACCAGGAGCATATAAAATTAATGATAATAATAAATGTAAAGGTCCTGAAGCATATAATAACCATATACCATATATACATGATCCTATGCCTATAAATATATGTAATATTTTTTTATTATAACAAGATATTTTTAATAAATATGCACCAACTAAAAAATAAGGTACTAATATCATTTCAGATGCTAGAATTAATAAATTATTATAATCTAATTTTGTTAACCAAATTAAAATTAAACATAATTGCATACTACTATTTGTAAACCAAAGTGCTAAAGAAGGTACTTTATTAATATTTTGTTTTTCAAAACATTTAGGAAACATTCTATTTTTTGCTGCTATCCATGGAACTTCAGCTGCCATAATTGTCCAACTTAAATAAGCACCACAAACTGATATAATTAATCCTAAAGCTATAACTATATTGCCCCATTTACCAATTAATATTGTCATTAATCCTGCCATGGAAGGATTTCTCATATTAGCTAAATCTATTCTATTAATAATTCCTAATGATAATATTGTTACTGATAAATATACACATAAAGCAATCATAACTGCTAATAATGTTGCTTTACCTACATCATTTTTATTTTTAGCTTTAGAAGATAAAATTACTGCTCCTTCTACTCCAATAAATACCCATAGAGTAATTAACATTGTATTTTTTATTTGTTCCCAAATTGGAATTCCTAATTTAATTCCAGTAAAATCAATATTAAATTTTTGAAGATTAAAAGCTAATATAGATAATATTATAAATATACTTAATGGAAGTAATTTTCCTAAAGTAGCAATTATATTAATAATTGCTGCAGTTCGAGTTCCCTTTAATAATAAAAAATGTACAGACCAAAGTAAAATTGATGCACCTAATATAGATTCCCATGTATTACCATTACCAAAAATTATATGATTAGAATGATCAGTAAAAAAACTTATTGCTGAAAAAACAATAACTAAATAAGAAACATTTGCAATAACTGCACATAACCAATAACCCCATGCAGAGCAAAATCCTATTAATTCTCCGAATCCATCTCTAGCATATGCAAAAATACCACCATCAAGATTAGGTTTTAGTTTATGAAGTAGTAACATTGAAACAGCTAAAAAAATAATTCCTATTCCAGTAATAATCCATCCTATTATTAATGCAGCAGGACTTGCAATAGCTGCCATATTTTGTGGTAAACTAAAAACACCTGCTCCTAACATAGAACTAATCACTAATGCTGTTAATGATTTTAAATCTAATTTTTTATTCAAAATAATTCCTTTTTATATAATAATTTATTAAAATTATTTAATTTTAAAACAAATTATATATAATAATCATTAATATATATAATTAAACAGGATTATTTATGTCAATAAAATTAATTTTAAGTTTATATTTATTTTTTAACCACTCACCTAACATAATTACACCTCCTTTTTCGGTAGCATGATGTCCTGCAGATATAAAATTAATACCATATTCTGTAGCAATATGTATTGTTTGTTCTGATATTTCACCTGTAAGAAAAACATCAATATTAAAATTTATTATTTTCTCAAAAAATTTTTGTCCAGCTCCACTACACCAAGCAATATTATTTATAATTTTAGGTGCATTTTTTCCTAAATGTAGAGGTATACGATTTAATTTATATTTAATTAGTTTTATTAAATCTTTAATGGTTAAAGGAGGATTAAAATTACCATAAAAAACAAAAGGATTAATTTTACCTAAAATATTAATATTTAATAAATTTGCTAAAAATATATTATTACTTATAGTATTATTAATATCTAATGGAATATGCCAACTATATAAATTTATATTATTAGATAATAATGTTTTTAAACGATTACGTTTCAATCCTTTTATTATTAAAGATTCATTTTTCCAAAAATATCCATGATGTACTATGATTGCATCTGCCTTTTTAGAAACTGCCCTATCTAATAAATCTTGACATGCACTAACTCCTATAATAATATTTGTAATATTATTTTTTCCTTCTATTTGTAATCCATTGGGAACATAATCATTAATATTATTTGAATTTAATTTTTCATTAATAATTTTTTCTAATTCAATATTATTTATCATTTTCATTTAAAATAAATATATATATAATAAATCATTAAATTTAAAATTAATATTTAAATATACTTATTTTATTTTTTTAAGTTAATAATTATTAATTATATAATATTTAAAAGTGAAAATAAAAATTTTTAATAAGAGGAAAAAATATAAATGTTTGAAAATTTACGAAATAAATTATCAAAAACATTATCTAAAATAAGTAATTATGGCAGATTAACAGAAAAAAATATAAAAGAGACATTAGATAAAATATCTAATAATTTATTAGAAGCAGATGTAGCATTAAAAGTTGTTAATAATCTTATTGATAATCTTAAAAAAGATGTTGTTGGTAAAAGAATTAATAATAGTTTTACTCCTGGACAAGAATTAATTAAATTAGTTAAAGATAATTTAATAAAAATTATGGATAAATCTAATATAAATATTAATTTAGCGATTCAACCACCTGCAGTAATTTTATTAGCAGGATTACAAGGTTCTGGAAAAACTACTAGTACTATTAAATTAGCATATTTTTTGAAAAAAAAATATAAAAAAAAAATAATAGTTGCATCAACTGATATTTATAGACCTGCAGCTATGGAACAATTAAAAATTTTAGCTCAGCAAGTAAAAATAGATTTTTTTAATCAAAATAAAAATTTTTCTTCAATAAAAATTGCTCAAAATGCATTAAATCATGCAAAAATTAATTTTTATGATATATTAATCATAGATACTGCTGGAAGATTACATATAAATGATATTATGATGAATGAAATAAAAAATATTCATGATTATATCAAACCGATAGAAACTTTATTTGTTGTTGATTCAATGACCGGACAAGATGCAGTTAAT from Enterobacteriaceae endosymbiont of Plateumaris pusilla encodes:
- a CDS encoding basic amino acid/polyamine antiporter, producing the protein MNKKLDLKSLTALVISSMLGAGVFSLPQNMAAIASPAALIIGWIITGIGIIFLAVSMLLLHKLKPNLDGGIFAYARDGFGELIGFCSAWGYWLCAVIANVSYLVIVFSAISFFTDHSNHIIFGNGNTWESILGASILLWSVHFLLLKGTRTAAIINIIATLGKLLPLSIFIILSILAFNLQKFNIDFTGIKLGIPIWEQIKNTMLITLWVFIGVEGAVILSSKAKNKNDVGKATLLAVMIALCVYLSVTILSLGIINRIDLANMRNPSMAGLMTILIGKWGNIVIALGLIISVCGAYLSWTIMAAEVPWIAAKNRMFPKCFEKQNINKVPSLALWFTNSSMQLCLILIWLTKLDYNNLLILASEMILVPYFLVGAYLLKISCYNKKILHIFIGIGSCIYGIWLLYASGPLHLLLSLILYAPGLIFLIISKIYNPDILILNNKEKFILIFLLLGSIFSLFYLIK
- the atpD gene encoding F0F1 ATP synthase subunit beta encodes the protein MIFGKIVQIIGPVIDVSFPINKIPKIYNALKINNTSIILEVQQQLGDGIVRTLAMGSSEGLKRGLKVTDLHHGIKVPVGKCVLGRMLNVLGDPIDMKGEIPLSFERREIHQKPPLYTNISHSLEFLETGIKVIDLICPFSKGSKIGLFGGAGVGKTVNIMELIRNIAIEHSGYSVFVGVGERTREGNDFYLEMLESKIIDKVSLIYGQMNEPPGNRLRVALTGLTISEKFRDDGNNVLLFIDNIYRYTLAGSEVSALLGRIPSAVGYQPTLSEEMGVLQERITSTNNGSITSIQAIYVPADDLTDPSPATTFSHLDATIVLSRQIASLGIYPAIDPLNSTSRQLDPLIIGKDHYNIAQNVKSLLQRYQELKDVIAILGIDELSDEDKLIISRARKIQKFFSQPFFVAEMFTGIKGSYVSLKDTIKGFKGIVNGDFDHLPEQNFYMVGSINEVIKKSKNN
- a CDS encoding Nif3-like dinuclear metal center hexameric protein, encoding MNNIELEKIINEKLNSNNINDYVPNGLQIEGKNNITNIIIGVSACQDLLDRAVSKKADAIIVHHGYFWKNESLIIKGLKRNRLKTLLSNNINLYSWHIPLDINNTISNNIFLANLLNINILGKINPFVFYGNFNPPLTIKDLIKLIKYKLNRIPLHLGKNAPKIINNIAWCSGAGQKFFEKIINFNIDVFLTGEISEQTIHIATEYGINFISAGHHATEKGGVIMLGEWLKNKYKLKINFIDINNPV
- the atpG gene encoding ATP synthase F1 subunit gamma; the encoded protein is MNFIKEIRNKIEGINNTKKITKAMEMVTVFKMRKSQKKMFSSKLYISLLYKLIKNTYLSENNINFQHQYLENHKIIKNIGYIIITTDKGLCGNLNNNLFKLLLNDIKKWKKQSIGIKSAVIGYKGLLFLKKNNIKIVSQITNIKIKKITILNIKNIILHMLNLYKTVHIDKLFIVYNKYINTLIQIPTIFQILPLFFSKKEKNIKKNNYIYEPNFLNVINYILNNYIKFQIYQFYLENLAGEHASRMIAMKTATDNANIFIKDLQLLYNKIRQSNITQELNEIIAGASAIQ
- the nrdB gene encoding class Ia ribonucleoside-diphosphate reductase subunit beta: MSYTTFSYKKNNQLKEPMFFGQSVNIARYDQQKHYIFEKLIEKQLSFFWRPEEIDISCDRIHYENLPQHEKHIFISNLKYQTLLDSIQGRSPNIALLPLISIPELETWVETWSFFETIHSRSYTYIIRNIINDPSLVFDDIVTNKNIILRATDIIHYYDELIKMTNYWHLFGEGSHIINGLKKNISLYELKKKLYLCLMNINILESIRFYVSFACSFAFAERELMEGNAKIIRFIARDEYLHLIGTQYILNIMHKGDEDIDMAKIAIECRPQCYKLFLNAAKQEQKWAEYLFSNGTIIGLNKKILCQYIKYITNVRMKNIGLNLPFKIKNNPIPWINSWLISDNVQMAPQEVEVSSYLIGQIDSTVNIKDFNNFKL
- the atpC gene encoding ATP synthase F1 subunit epsilon, with the protein product MCKEYFLNIINIEKKIFCDLVQKIKIPGIEGYLSIYPGHIPLLTLIKPGIIYINQKKYNQYIYISGGILEIKRKQVNILADVAIKSSDLNEKKILQKKYQIEKKINFNKNNMIAIKELSKIIAQLKIIQLIKKNNNK
- a CDS encoding signal recognition particle protein, encoding MFENLRNKLSKTLSKISNYGRLTEKNIKETLDKISNNLLEADVALKVVNNLIDNLKKDVVGKRINNSFTPGQELIKLVKDNLIKIMDKSNININLAIQPPAVILLAGLQGSGKTTSTIKLAYFLKKKYKKKIIVASTDIYRPAAMEQLKILAQQVKIDFFNQNKNFSSIKIAQNALNHAKINFYDILIIDTAGRLHINDIMMNEIKNIHDYIKPIETLFVVDSMTGQDAVNSANIFNKILPLTGIFLTKTDGDSRGGAALSIRYITNKPIKFIGTGEKLDKIEVFSPKNITIRILGMQEELSSIKDIENKINNIKNEKLIKKLKEGKEFNISDFLNQIEQINKIGNNGITKLINKMNFSNINYSINPISNILNTNSNIVKETKTIINSMTIKEKLDINIINYSRKKRISMGSGISIQKINIIFKQYNQFRLISKKIKNNHGIKKIFHKLQNIFPKKKN
- the nrdA gene encoding class 1a ribonucleoside-diphosphate reductase subunit alpha, with protein sequence MNHNLFVIKKNGNIESINLNKIYRMLNRAAKNLTNISISKVQSISYSQFYNNITTTNIHDIIIKTTADLISEKNPNYQYMAARLLIFHLRKKAYGQFQPPKLYNHVKSMIYQKKYDKFLLEVYTKEEFKFMDKFIDHNRDMKFSYAAVKQLEGKYLIKNRVTGKIYESAQFLYILISACLFAKYHNSKRMDYIKKFYNAISTFKISLPTPIMSGVRTPNKQFSSCILIECDDNIDSINATTSAIIKYISHRAGIGINAGRIRAEGSPIRNGEAFHTGCIPFYKHFQTAIKSCSQGGVRGGAGTLFFPLWHLEITNLLVLKNNRGTEDNRVRHIDYAVQLNKLLYKRLINGDIITLFSPSDVPDLYESFFSDQKKFEFLYKKYEKNINIRKKNLTAINLFSLMMQERTSTGRIYIQNVDHCNTHSAFISSIAPIRQSNLCLEITLPTKPLNNVNDPNGEIGLCTLSAFNLGVINNLTELKTLSDLIVRALNCLLDYQEYLIPAAKNAALGRRSLGIGVINYAYYLAKNNVRYSDNSANNLTHKTFEAIQYYLLQASNNLAKEEGTCPLFKETTYSQGILPIDTYKKSVDNITNEPLHFNWEKLRNKIKKYGLRNSTLSALMPSETSSQISNATNGIEPPRGYISIKTSKSGILKQVIPEYEKLKEKYELLWNIPNNSGYLNLISLMQKFVDQSISSNINYDPKKFINGKIPMQQLLQDLLKAYQLGIKTLYYQNTRDGAKDRQSDLNSIESNICHYGSCII